The Shewanella algae DNA segment TACAGAGGGAATATCGCTGTACTTGGTTATTTTAACCCTATAGTCATGCCGGGATTAGTCACTCAGACAGTGACAGTGTGTTGCATCTTGGCGGGCAATGCCGGCCAGCGAAAAGTCCGACCGATTGCGCTGCGAGAGGCTCAGCCAAGGGGCGGGCTTATGGCCCCTTGGGTTGAGCTAGTACAGCTGAGTGACCCATTGGTTAGCGAAATAGATTAAGTCCCATGGCGGCTTTGACATCTTGCAGTACAGCATCACTGATGGCTCTGGCTTCTTCCGTGCCCCGCTGCAGTATCGCCAGCAGTTGCCCCTTGTCTGCCATAGCCTGACTACGCCGTTCACGCATGGGCGCGAGTAACTCCTGCAGGCAGTCATTGAGTATCCGTTTGCACTTCATGTCCCCGAGGCCACCTCGGCGATAATGGGCCTTGAGCTCGGCTACCAGCGCCTTGTCCGGGTGGAAAGCATCGAGATAACTGAACACCGTATTGCCCTCGACTCTGCCCGGATCTTCCACCCTCAGATGGTTGGGATCCGTATACATGGAAAACACCGCTTGCTTGAGTTCGTCACTGCTCATTCCCAGTTCTATGGTGTTGCCAAGGGATTTGGACATCTTGGCCTTGCCGTCGAGGCCTGGGAGGCGGCCTGTGTCACTGAGAATTGCCTGACACTCCTTGAGCACTTCAGCCCCCACCAGATTGTTGAAGCGACGGACGATTTCATTGCTTTGCTCCAGCATGGGCAACTGATCTTCACCCACAGGCACATGAGTGGCGCGAAAGGCGGTAATATCGGCGGTCTGACTGACGGGGTAGACCAGAAAACCCGCCGGAAGGCTGCGCTCAAAGCCTTTTTGCTGGATCTCCGCCTTGACTGTGGGATTGCGCTCAAGCCGGGCAACCGTCACCAAGTTCAAGTAGATACAGGTGAGTTCCGACAGCGCCGGTAGCGCGCTTTGCAGGCAAAAACGTGTCTTGGCCGGATCCAACCCGGCCGCCAGGTAGTCGGCCATGACTTCGAGAATATTGTCGGTCACCTTGGCCGGGTTATGGCCGTTGTCGGTCAAAGCCTGATAGTCGGCGATCATTACGTTCTGATCGAATTCGTCCTGAACCTGGACTCTTTGCCTGAGCGAACCGACATAGTGGCCGATATGCAGTTTGCCTGTGGGTCTGTCGCCTGTGAGTATGATCTGTTTCATCTTGTTCTCCTTGAAATTGCCGGAGCCATAAGACGTACAGATACACAAAGGCCGCCTTATGGCGGCCCGGAAGATATGATTTTACCTATGTTTAATCCTGACACCGCCGGTTTGGGCTGCGCCACCAAGTCTGTTGCATGAGCAATGAGTCGATTGGGGAATACATAGGATTAATCAAAAATACATTTAAAGACCCAAGGATAGTAAGTCCTGAGTCTGTGTTATGCAAGTCAATTAAAGGTCGGTTTTTTGTCAGGAATTTGTGCCAGGTCAAGCATTTTTTTACCGTAAGGTATAAGGTTAAAGCGTAGTCACTCGGCAAGTGAGAGGTGCTTATGATGCGGTCCTTGTTTGCTGGCAGATCTTGGCTGTTCCTGGGTATTGGCGCCAGTCTGCTGTTGTCGCTGGGGGTTGTGGGACGCTTTCCCGAGCAGGTGATGCAACTCAACCCCCTGATGCTGGTAGCCAGTCTGCTGGTGGCCGTTGGCGTCGGTGTCTGGTCAGCGCAGCTTGGCGGTAAAGCCTTGTGGGCGGTGCCGCTCTCGTTTGTGCTGGTGATGTTAGCCGGTACCCTGATGGCACAAACCTCGGTGG contains these protein-coding regions:
- the trpS gene encoding tryptophan--tRNA ligase translates to MKQIILTGDRPTGKLHIGHYVGSLRQRVQVQDEFDQNVMIADYQALTDNGHNPAKVTDNILEVMADYLAAGLDPAKTRFCLQSALPALSELTCIYLNLVTVARLERNPTVKAEIQQKGFERSLPAGFLVYPVSQTADITAFRATHVPVGEDQLPMLEQSNEIVRRFNNLVGAEVLKECQAILSDTGRLPGLDGKAKMSKSLGNTIELGMSSDELKQAVFSMYTDPNHLRVEDPGRVEGNTVFSYLDAFHPDKALVAELKAHYRRGGLGDMKCKRILNDCLQELLAPMRERRSQAMADKGQLLAILQRGTEEARAISDAVLQDVKAAMGLNLFR